A DNA window from Halorubrum sp. DM2 contains the following coding sequences:
- a CDS encoding TIR domain-containing protein — MVRRVFFSFHYERDHWRTNPVRNSWVTHDNREGAGYIDAAEWEEIKRGGEDAIERWIDEQIHNTSVTVVLIGSETYNRDWVNREIEKSYNQGNGLLGIYIHNIEDKNGRTARKEKNPLDKWHITENGRKKYLSDIFETYHWKRDDGYNNIGGWVEKAAQLADR; from the coding sequence ATGGTCAGGAGAGTATTTTTCAGCTTTCACTATGAGCGCGATCATTGGCGAACCAATCCGGTACGGAACAGTTGGGTGACCCACGACAACCGAGAGGGAGCAGGGTATATTGATGCTGCTGAATGGGAAGAAATCAAGCGAGGGGGAGAAGATGCAATCGAACGATGGATCGATGAGCAGATTCACAACACTTCCGTCACTGTCGTCTTGATCGGCAGTGAAACCTACAACCGTGATTGGGTAAACCGCGAAATTGAAAAAAGCTACAACCAGGGTAACGGCCTGCTCGGTATCTATATCCATAATATCGAAGACAAGAACGGAAGAACCGCTCGAAAAGAGAAAAATCCGCTTGATAAGTGGCACATCACCGAAAACGGACGGAAGAAGTATCTCTCTGACATCTTTGAAACCTATCATTGGAAACGTGACGACGGCTACAACAATATCGGAGGTTGGGTTGAGAAAGCTGCTCAATTAGCAGACCGGTAA
- a CDS encoding restriction endonuclease gives MAVLDDLSGFEFEDLIEDVFRNLGYENVRQAEKTADEGRDVIMEEVVDGTRRAVIVECEHTATVGRPVVQKLHSAISTFDFDGPKRGMVVTTGRFTSPAREYAGRLQQNDDPYPIELLDGQDLREIADEIGLDLYNGRIEILCDETLRPYDPAADVDAPVVEAFRDIENIEAADLPDSYSAVTFRPVVAVTADTNAVFETSVGVIHRINDRTQFVVHAERGTPQVVDGDVATLVTENLHTRIELDSEQFGEVFDDVEEHRFGQTQTEYKEWAVERLQDHHTTTVTYTGDNNVTYNKTCEPNRSDISVQSIEPVYLPEVRHTTDIQEYTYPYEYYAAGPSRVTTEDGIHRCVHCEASGVDEPYTYCPNCGAIACDSHIKTERLDQEPVCTGCAVTERFALKTKYFYDEENLEAFRDEYAAMPLHEKAMENKILAGGGVVATLLLVVGLLVISGII, from the coding sequence ATGGCCGTTCTAGACGATCTTTCCGGGTTCGAATTTGAGGATCTGATCGAGGATGTCTTTCGGAACCTCGGCTACGAGAACGTCCGTCAGGCTGAGAAGACGGCAGACGAGGGCCGAGATGTCATCATGGAGGAGGTCGTCGACGGCACCCGACGCGCGGTCATCGTCGAATGTGAACATACGGCGACGGTTGGGCGGCCAGTCGTTCAGAAGCTCCATTCGGCGATCTCGACGTTCGACTTCGACGGTCCCAAACGCGGGATGGTTGTCACGACCGGGCGGTTCACGAGTCCCGCGAGGGAGTATGCCGGCCGCCTCCAACAGAACGATGATCCGTATCCTATCGAGTTGCTTGACGGCCAAGACCTTCGGGAGATAGCCGATGAGATCGGCCTAGATCTCTACAATGGTCGCATCGAGATTCTCTGTGACGAGACTCTGCGGCCGTACGACCCAGCGGCAGACGTCGACGCACCCGTTGTGGAGGCGTTCCGCGATATCGAGAATATCGAGGCGGCCGACCTTCCAGACTCATATTCGGCGGTGACGTTTCGCCCGGTCGTGGCAGTCACTGCGGACACGAACGCTGTCTTCGAGACATCGGTCGGCGTCATCCACCGGATAAACGACCGGACGCAGTTCGTGGTTCACGCTGAACGTGGAACCCCACAGGTCGTCGACGGAGATGTCGCGACACTGGTCACCGAGAATCTCCATACGAGGATCGAACTCGACTCTGAACAATTTGGCGAGGTGTTTGATGATGTTGAGGAGCACCGATTCGGGCAGACTCAGACCGAGTACAAGGAGTGGGCTGTCGAGCGGCTTCAAGACCACCACACGACGACGGTTACCTACACCGGCGACAACAACGTCACGTACAACAAGACCTGCGAGCCGAACCGCTCGGACATCTCCGTCCAGTCGATCGAGCCAGTCTACCTCCCCGAGGTTCGGCACACGACCGACATTCAGGAGTACACCTACCCCTACGAGTACTACGCGGCAGGCCCCTCTCGAGTTACTACCGAGGACGGTATCCATCGCTGTGTCCACTGTGAGGCCAGCGGCGTCGACGAGCCGTACACGTACTGCCCCAACTGCGGGGCGATCGCCTGCGACAGCCACATCAAAACCGAGCGGCTTGACCAGGAGCCGGTTTGTACAGGCTGTGCGGTTACCGAGCGGTTCGCACTGAAGACGAAGTACTTCTACGACGAGGAGAACCTAGAGGCGTTCCGCGATGAGTACGCCGCTATGCCGCTCCACGAGAAGGCGATGGAGAACAAGATACTGGCCGGTGGGGGCGTGGTCGCGACGCTGCTGCTCGTCGTTGGACTACTCGTCATCAGCGGCATCATTTAG
- a CDS encoding nucleotidyltransferase domain-containing protein gives MKTDSNGTLADGIQISIDLPLQDDRLLSGDATAEILFFLTRHHDESFSMTDLADAISYTRPTITKTVDTLSRNDLVVEEHDGARRLVQINRDRLTIPDDPFLGIPQSEFHVPVQDATDQLRTKLDDVLAVVLYGSVARGEADRRSDIDLWVLVRDDRPSNQRQANHIRQSLEEDTFGGDRYAFDIDIEALQGIPTYTEELQEILRDGIAVYHTDEFDTVRSMVLHGDG, from the coding sequence ATGAAAACAGATTCGAACGGTACTCTCGCTGATGGTATCCAGATATCCATCGACTTACCACTCCAAGACGACCGGTTACTCAGTGGAGATGCGACAGCCGAGATTCTTTTCTTTTTAACCCGACATCACGACGAGTCGTTTTCGATGACAGACCTTGCTGACGCAATTAGCTACACGCGACCGACGATCACCAAGACGGTTGACACACTCTCTCGGAACGATCTCGTTGTCGAAGAACACGACGGAGCCCGTCGACTTGTCCAGATCAACCGTGACCGGCTCACTATCCCAGACGATCCGTTCCTCGGAATTCCCCAGTCGGAGTTCCACGTGCCGGTACAGGACGCGACCGATCAACTTCGTACCAAACTTGATGACGTCCTCGCTGTCGTTTTGTATGGAAGCGTTGCTCGCGGTGAGGCTGACCGTCGCAGCGATATTGATCTTTGGGTGTTGGTTCGCGACGACCGACCGAGCAATCAACGACAGGCGAACCACATCAGGCAATCACTTGAGGAAGACACGTTTGGCGGGGATCGATACGCATTCGATATTGATATTGAGGCTCTCCAAGGGATCCCGACGTATACTGAGGAGCTCCAAGAAATTCTTCGCGATGGCATCGCAGTCTATCACACAGATGAGTTTGATACCGTCCGTAGTATGGTTCTTCACGGTGATGGGTGA